In Prosthecobacter debontii, the sequence GCCAACATGACAAAACCACCCCGGCGGTATTCGTCGCGATACATCCAGTTGATGGCCAGGAAGTGGGGAAGCTGCCAGAGGAAGAGCAGGGCAAAGAGGTAGATGGCTCCAGGCTCCAGCAGAAGCTGCCAACGCACCTGGGGGGCACTGCCAATCACAGGTCCGGCAGCACCGGCCCAGCCGATGAGGGGAGGCAAGGCTCCGGAAACGGCCCCGACCAGGGTGTTGGTGGGGGATTGTTTCTTCAGCGGGGTGTAGATGAAGAGATAAACGGCCAGCGTGAGGGCGGTGAGGGCGGCGGCTTCGAAGTTCACCTTTGCCACCAGGTGAATAAGGGCAAAGGAACTGAGCAGCCAACCGATGCCAAAGGCGGCGCTGGGGCTAATGCGGCCCGAGGGCAGGGGACGATCCGCCGTGCGGGTCATCCGCGAATCGGGCTCGATCTCCATGAGCTGATTGAACACCCCTGCTCCGAAGGCGGCGAGGCTACTGCCGAGAATGGTGTGAAACATCAGCCAGCCATCGAACTGCCAGCCCACACGCAGCCAGAACCCGACAAAGGTGGTGACGATGACCAAGGCGCTGAGGCGGAATTTGGTGAGCACCAGCAGATCGCTCATGCTCCAGGTTTTGGAGGTCGCATCGGCGGTGGGGCTGGGGGGAACGGACATGGGAGGGGCAGTCTAGCGCAAGGCTGGGGATTCGCCAGAAGCGTTTGTATTTGTCCGCGTGGCCCCCAGCAGCCAGAGAAAGAGAGCGCTGACCAGCAGGGAGGACAGGCCGATGTGCAGCACCTGGGCGACGGCGACGATGCCGACATGGGCGAGCACGATGCCGAGGACCATCTGGGCCAGGATGAGGCCGAGGATGGAGTGCTCCAGCCATCCCACACGGCGGAGGTGGCGCTGGCTCAGGCGCAGGAAAACCAGACCGGTGATGACGATCAGCCAGGAAAAGCTGCGGTGCACCAGATAGACCCAGCTCTGCTCCAGTTCCTTCACCCATTCGTGTCGGGGGTGGCCAGCGTGGGTATGGGCTAGATGATCGGTGAGCTCCCGAACCTGTGAGCCCATGATGCCCTCGATGACGATCAGGCCAAACAAGGCCCAGGCAATGCCGCGCAGCCATGCGTAAGGCCGTGCCTTCCAATCCAGCCCCCACGGGCGATCATGAGCCCGCCAGACGGTATAGACGAGCACACACTGGAGCAGAATGGCCAAGGCCATGTGCAGGGTGATGGTGCCGGGCTTGAGCCCGCTGAAGACGACCTTGGCCCCGAGCCAGGCATTGATCCCGACCAGTAAAGCGGAAGCTATGGCTGCAATCAAAACGCGAGTGCGTCCTCGGCGCTTCTCTCCAAAGGATGTGATGAGCAACGCGATCGTGGCAATACCGACGGGAATACTGGTGAGACGATTGAAATATTCTATCCAGGTAGCCTGCGGATCGAACTCGGCTCTCAGCGTCTCCGGGGTAATGGTGGCAGGATCGCGGCCGTGACGAGCGGCCTTGGCGCGGAATTTTTCCAGGTTGAGATGATCAAAGTCAATGTCCTCCGCACGTGTGGGCGGGATGTAGCGGCCATAGCACTTGGGCCAATCGGGACACCCCAATCCAGAACCCGTGGCACGCACAATCGCCCCGACGAAGATGAGCACCTCCACGGTGATGAAGGCGATGAGAGCGAGGCGTTGAAAGCGAGTCCAAGTCATGGCGGAGAGAAGCGGAGGCTAAGAATCAGAACGTGGAAGTCAGCCGCTGGGTTGGGATTCCGATAAAAAAATGTCCCGCTCCTGGGTAGAAGCGGGACACCTTGAAAAAGGCTCCGTAGAAGAGCGCTGGTTGGCTTGGGCTTCTCTTATTGAGCAGCGGACTTCGCAGCAGCGGTCGCGGATTGCTCCTTGGCCCACTCGTCGAATTCTTTGTCTTCCACCACTTCGAGCACCGCCTTCATCTGAGCGTGACCTGGGCCGCAGAGCTGACCGCAGATGATGTCCCAGGTGCCGGTTTTCACAGGCTTGAACCACATGTGGGCTTTGACGCCAGGGATGGCATCTTGGGCGGCACGCATCGGCACCAGGGCCAAGTTATGAATCACGTCCTTGCTGGAAACATCCACAATGATCGGGCGGCCGACGGGCAGCTTCATGGTGCCAGGGTTGACGAAGTCGTCCTTGCCGTTGGGGTCCATCAGGTCACGGCCCGTGACGTTGGTGGGGGCGATGGCTTTCGGGTTCCAGGTGCTGAGCATGAGGTCATTGCCTGGGTATTGGAAGTTCCACAGGAACTTCTCACCCATGGCGCGGATTTTCACCGTGTCAGGGCTGGTGGGGAAGTCATCGGCCTGGCGAGACCACAGCGGAAAGGCAAAGCCCAACAGCAAGATGGCCTCGACGACCACCACACCGATCTCAATGTGTGTGGACGCATGGCCACGCACGCCGTGATAGTCTGCGTTCGGGCTCTTGGACTGGCGGAATTTGGTGAAGGCCAGCACGAGATAGATGGACCAGCCGACGAACAAGGCCAGCATGAACCAGTGCACGAAGCCGAGCATGTGGTCCACCAGACCGCCGTGCTCGGAGGCGTTTTCGGTGATGCCAAACCAGGTATTGATGTCAGAGACGCTCATGAGTGAAGGGAGGGGAATTAAAGCTGCGCGTCAGCGGAAAGACGGTTTTGTTTGCGGACGAAATTGAAGAAAATGAGACCCACGGCAGCCATGCCAAGCATCAGGAAACCGAGCATCACAAGCACGGCCATGTCTTGCGCCTGAGCCATCACGCTGCCTGGATCAGGACGGCAGGTGGCACAAGCGAGAGGAAGCAGGTAAGAGCTCATGATGAGGTGTGATGAGATGGGGCTAAGGATCAGACGATGATACTGCGGCTTTTCTTGACCACATACCAGATGCCGTAGGCGGTCATAACCAAGCTAAGCCAACCAGCAAAGATGCCCAGGCCAGTCACACCCAGCGATTCAGCCTGCTCAGGGAGCATGCGCGTCCACAGCCAAAAACCCAGATCACCGAGGATGGCGAAAAAGATAAAGACAATGTGGAAGTGCTTGAGGGACATGGCGGTAGAAGGGGCTTACTGATTGCTCTCGTAGAAGCCGCTGAAGACCAGCGGATCATGGGATGAGAATACGAACAGAAGGAACAAGGCAGCAGCAAAAGCCACCGTGAAGGCGAGGATCTTGTAGATCAGCTTGGCCTCGTGGTTCAAGTGCATGAAAATCAGGGCAACGAAAGCTGCTTTGATGGTCGCTAGGATCATCCCCACGATGATGTTGATGCTATGAGTCGGAAACTCATAGTAGGACAAGAGCACAGTGGCAATCGTGCAGCCCCCAAGTATGAGGCCGATGATGATGATGTTCCGGACCGCCTTGTGGATTTCTTCAGGACTATTTGCCATAAACGAAAAGAATAGAAGGTAAAACAGAGCGATTACAGGAGATACAGAAGCGGGAAGAGGAAGATCCAGACCAGATCCACAAAGTGCCAGAACAGACCGCCGACCTCCACCCGGTTAGCCAGGCGCTCAGGATCGTTTTTCAGCATCTTGCCGTCGAACAACAGGAAGTAAGCCAGGACGATCGCCCCTGCCACCACGTGCAGACCGTGCAGACCGGTCAGTGTGAAGTAGATGGCGTAGTAGGTGTTCAGCTTCGGCGTGTAGTTGGAGTAGAAGGCGATGTCTTTTTTCTCCAGAGTCACCGTCGGGTGGTGACCGTGGCTGTCATGGCCCTCTTCGTGAGCAGCGGCTTCGGCTTTGTGCTCACCTTCGTGGCCTCCTTCAGCTGCCGGAGGGGTCGCGCTTTCGATGTGCAGGTAGTAGGCTTCTTTCTGGTGAGTGGCGCTCTTGAGCGGGTCACGAGTCGGGTATTTCTCTTTGAATTCCTCCTTAGCGTGGTCGCGCTGGGCGATGAAAGCCTTCTTCCAGGCTTCACCCAGATATTCGCTGCTCCAAGCGAGGGATTTTTCAGCATCGGGCACGCCGCGAGCATCCACGCCGTCCACATCGATGGTCATCTTGTCATCCAGCAGCTTGCCTTCGACAGCGGTGCCGTCACGGAAGGTGATGCCAGTCGCGGTGTAACCGAGGATTTTGCTCGGCTTCACGTGGAAGCTGAGAGCGGAAGCCGCAGTCAGCTTGATGGAAGCGCTGTTCTTGCCTTCTTCCTTAGCTTTAGCCAGAGCATCCTGACGGAGCTTAGCAAAGGAGGCTTTATCCAGCGTGATCTCTTCACCGGACTCGGTCTTGAACTTGGGCGCCTCGCCTTCCAGATAGGGGAGGACGTAGTTCACGGGATCTGCATCCACGGCGGCGGTCTGACTGTGGACGGTGAGGTTCAGGTTAGTGGCTTCACCGAACTTGATCTCGTATCCGTGAGGCAAGTGGCCCGTGAGGAAGGTGCCATCGGTCAGCTTGACGGCATAGTGAGTGAACTTGCCGTAATACTCGTAGCTCTTGATGCCCATGAACGCCAAGGCGCAGAGAATCGTGATGGCGAGGTAGGCCCTGAACTGAGCGATCTTGCGCAGCTTCAAGTTGGCCCAAGCTAGAAGCACGGTCACGGAAGAGAAGATCAGCACCAGGGTGTTGATGAACCCGGGCATAACCTTGAGCTCATGGATCGGCCAGTGATAGTCAGCACCAACGCGCAGGAAGATGTAGGAGGAGAAAAGGCCGCCGAAAAGCATCACCTCAGAAGCGAGGAAGAGCCAGATGCCGACCTTGGCATTGTAGAGCCCTGTATCAGGGCGGGCGGTTACGGTATAAGGGATGTCCATTGCGAAAAGATGCTCAGTGTTGAGGTCTCAAAAGGCCGGTTGGTGATCAATGATGAGCGGCAGGGGCGGGAGTGGGAGCCGCAGGAACGGGGGCTGCCTTACCGGGCTCGATTTCCCACTGTGGGAAGTAATCCTGGTTGCAACCGGGGACGCTGTATTCATAAGGACCGCGGACCACGACAGGCTCAAAGGTGAAGTTACCGTGAGGAGGCGGGGTTGGGGTGGCCCACTCCAGGGTGGTGCAATGCCAAGGGTTGTCGCTGTTGGTCTTCTTACCGCCTTTGATGCTGAGGAAGACATTCAGGATGAAAGGCACCTGACCGAGAGCGAGGATGAAAGCACCGACAGACATCAGGACGTTCAGGCCCAGAAGGTTATTGGGCACATCCATGCCGAAGAGACCGAAGACATTGTGAGTCAGCTCAGTCACCCAGTTGGAGGCGCTGCTGGTCTGCTCGAAGTATTTACCACCGTCATACCAGCGGCGGTGGAAGCCTCCGAGACCCTGGATGAACATCGGAGCGAAGATGAGGTTCATGCCCAGCAGGGAAGGCCAGAAGTGCAGCTTGCCGAGGAAGTCACTCATCTTACGGCCTGTGATCTTCGGATACCAGTGATACACACCGGCGAAGAGGGCGAAGATGGTGCCCGGAGCCACCACGTAGTGGAAGTGACCGATGACGTAGTACGTATCGTG encodes:
- the cyoE gene encoding heme o synthase → MSVPPSPTADATSKTWSMSDLLVLTKFRLSALVIVTTFVGFWLRVGWQFDGWLMFHTILGSSLAAFGAGVFNQLMEIEPDSRMTRTADRPLPSGRISPSAAFGIGWLLSSFALIHLVAKVNFEAAALTALTLAVYLFIYTPLKKQSPTNTLVGAVSGALPPLIGWAGAAGPVIGSAPQVRWQLLLEPGAIYLFALLFLWQLPHFLAINWMYRDEYRRGGFVMLANDDEAGVRTSKHALAYSIATLLLMFYPVQQGLVITWLFLPLALILAGWLCKLALVFQKNPERVTARKLFFCTLMYLPAILIVTTLAWKR
- a CDS encoding COX15/CtaA family protein, giving the protein MTWTRFQRLALIAFITVEVLIFVGAIVRATGSGLGCPDWPKCYGRYIPPTRAEDIDFDHLNLEKFRAKAARHGRDPATITPETLRAEFDPQATWIEYFNRLTSIPVGIATIALLITSFGEKRRGRTRVLIAAIASALLVGINAWLGAKVVFSGLKPGTITLHMALAILLQCVLVYTVWRAHDRPWGLDWKARPYAWLRGIAWALFGLIVIEGIMGSQVRELTDHLAHTHAGHPRHEWVKELEQSWVYLVHRSFSWLIVITGLVFLRLSQRHLRRVGWLEHSILGLILAQMVLGIVLAHVGIVAVAQVLHIGLSSLLVSALFLWLLGATRTNTNASGESPALR
- a CDS encoding cytochrome c oxidase subunit II encodes the protein MSVSDINTWFGITENASEHGGLVDHMLGFVHWFMLALFVGWSIYLVLAFTKFRQSKSPNADYHGVRGHASTHIEIGVVVVEAILLLGFAFPLWSRQADDFPTSPDTVKIRAMGEKFLWNFQYPGNDLMLSTWNPKAIAPTNVTGRDLMDPNGKDDFVNPGTMKLPVGRPIIVDVSSKDVIHNLALVPMRAAQDAIPGVKAHMWFKPVKTGTWDIICGQLCGPGHAQMKAVLEVVEDKEFDEWAKEQSATAAAKSAAQ
- a CDS encoding cytochrome C oxidase subunit IV family protein, whose protein sequence is MANSPEEIHKAVRNIIIIGLILGGCTIATVLLSYYEFPTHSINIIVGMILATIKAAFVALIFMHLNHEAKLIYKILAFTVAFAAALFLLFVFSSHDPLVFSGFYESNQ
- a CDS encoding cytochrome c oxidase subunit 3; the protein is MDIPYTVTARPDTGLYNAKVGIWLFLASEVMLFGGLFSSYIFLRVGADYHWPIHELKVMPGFINTLVLIFSSVTVLLAWANLKLRKIAQFRAYLAITILCALAFMGIKSYEYYGKFTHYAVKLTDGTFLTGHLPHGYEIKFGEATNLNLTVHSQTAAVDADPVNYVLPYLEGEAPKFKTESGEEITLDKASFAKLRQDALAKAKEEGKNSASIKLTAASALSFHVKPSKILGYTATGITFRDGTAVEGKLLDDKMTIDVDGVDARGVPDAEKSLAWSSEYLGEAWKKAFIAQRDHAKEEFKEKYPTRDPLKSATHQKEAYYLHIESATPPAAEGGHEGEHKAEAAAHEEGHDSHGHHPTVTLEKKDIAFYSNYTPKLNTYYAIYFTLTGLHGLHVVAGAIVLAYFLLFDGKMLKNDPERLANRVEVGGLFWHFVDLVWIFLFPLLYLL